The following coding sequences lie in one Candidatus Bathyarchaeia archaeon genomic window:
- a CDS encoding SIMPL domain-containing protein (The SIMPL domain is named for its presence in mouse protein SIMPL (signalling molecule that associates with mouse pelle-like kinase). Bacterial member BP26, from Brucella, was shown to assemble into a channel-like structure, while YggE from E. coli has been associated with resistance to oxidative stress.), with amino-acid sequence MEITKTQLAGFLLLSILAGFVIGASLAKPSARQLASTVDSTGLAERLIRVSGEGRASSKPNLAYAYLAVETISKTAEGAQADNADRMVRVISALRGAGLSESDIETVRYSLAPNYDYQSKPPAIVGYTCRNEIRITVNEVERCGSIVDLAVSSGANQVVSIEFALSPELGRKLGEKALEMAVEDARARAEVIAKALGVRLKGPVGVEQAAIQVPAPRYAIRAEAITPIIPGELQVTAAVLAAFAFE; translated from the coding sequence TTGGAGATAACCAAAACCCAATTGGCGGGGTTCCTCTTGCTCTCGATCTTGGCGGGATTCGTGATCGGGGCATCGTTGGCCAAGCCCTCGGCAAGGCAGTTGGCATCTACGGTCGACTCAACAGGCTTGGCCGAGCGTTTGATAAGGGTTTCCGGCGAGGGGAGGGCATCCTCTAAGCCAAACTTGGCCTACGCGTACTTAGCCGTTGAAACGATATCCAAAACGGCCGAGGGTGCCCAAGCGGATAACGCCGACAGGATGGTCCGGGTGATCTCGGCGTTGAGGGGCGCGGGACTCTCGGAATCGGACATCGAAACGGTCCGATACTCCCTCGCCCCGAACTACGATTATCAATCGAAGCCCCCGGCCATAGTGGGATATACTTGCCGAAATGAGATAAGGATAACCGTAAATGAAGTCGAGAGATGTGGCTCCATAGTTGATCTAGCGGTTAGCTCGGGGGCGAATCAGGTCGTGTCGATAGAGTTCGCCCTATCCCCCGAGCTTGGGAGGAAGCTCGGCGAGAAGGCTCTGGAGATGGCTGTCGAGGATGCGAGGGCGAGGGCGGAGGTTATTGCGAAGGCGCTTGGGGTTCGGTTGAAGGGCCCCGTGGGGGTAGAGCAAGCGGCGATACAGGTTCCGGCGCCTAGATACGCCATTAGGGCCGAGGCCATAACCCCGATAATCCCCGGCGAGCTCCAAGTCACGGCCGCCGTTTTGGCGGCGTTCGCTTTCGAATGA